Sequence from the Alosa sapidissima isolate fAloSap1 chromosome 21, fAloSap1.pri, whole genome shotgun sequence genome:
TCTGACCAGGGATCTCAAAACATTCGCCCCCACACATCTACAACAGTTACACAAACCAGAGATTCCCCTTCTCTTACTCACAGCCATGTGGCAGTTCActtcattttcatttatttgaacACCAAATACTGAAAAACACTGCCCACCATACCAGTTGCCACCAGAAACCTTAGTCTAACCTGGAAATAAATGCTTTCTGTATGATTACCCTTTTAATTTGGCCTCAGTCACAGATGTACTGATATCCTGTGTACTAGCATACACTCTTATGGCCTACAAGAGCATACACCTTGCTTAAGTAACAACAAATCCATTCCAACTCTCATTCCTGGTTTATTTGTGTCACATAGCACTCATGTTCATGTCTCATATCTGCCATTTATATGTATAACAGATAAATAATACAACTTTGTGTGGAAAGGGTGTCAAATCGTGCTGTTGGATATTGTGACAGAATTGTATTTTTGACAAGCCTTCTTGTACTGTACATCCAAAATATCATCGTCAATaatatagattttttttattattattgccatttttttttataagaaCTGTGGATGACTCTAACCCAGGACAAATGGGTAGACAAGGCTAGAGCCCAAACTAATCATATATCTATGAGAAGGTAAAGTACAAAATAGGGACATTGCAGAGCAACCAAGGACATTAAACCCATTATGCAAGTGAAACCATGCTTGTTTAAATAAAGGATGCTAAAGAATGGAATTAAAAGAACTGAGCTCAAAGCATTCCTTTTCCTCAGTATATCctcataaataaatgaaatacatTATGACTACAGTATATTACATTATCAAGTATTTAGAACAGCGTAGGTACAAAGTAGCTAGTACACCTTAAAGTGCCTTTCATCGAACTTTCCAGTCTCTATACTGCGAAAATCAATTAATCAGCTGATAATAACCCTCTTGATCAAACTGAGAATTGCTGCCATTAAGGTCTGATTGCTACAGCAGTTCTTACACTCTCTCTTGATCATTGGCAGTTATTCCAAAGTCCATAGCTTCACATACTCTTAACAAAATTAATCTGGCCACAGTAACAACACTGGTCCGTCTGACTCACTATTACGCCAGCATCAACATAAATGAGATCTTAGATAAGTCACATACAGGTAAATGTAATCATCGTTCTCTCAGTGCAAGTTGGCAGGTTTGACTGGACTTCATACTTCAAACTATTCATGTCATGTTGACATGTGCTTGACACTTATCATTACATCTGCACAGTTATTTATGTTGATAGATAATGTCATTAATCCGATTTAATTGTTACATACCGTATAATTCACTTATGAGGATATACTGAAACTGAAAGAAAGACATCCAAGCTTACTTCTTTTAATTCCATACTTTATGTTAACATGCTTTATCTAAACCATCATGGGTTCACTTGCATCATGGGTTTAATAGTTGCTCTGCAATGTCCTTATTTTGTACTTTGCCTTCACATGGTTATGTATTTCCTCTTTTCAAACCCACAGACAGTTCCACAGAGCCCCATTTGAAATGCAGCTTTGGGtttttgaaacaaaaaaaatccaaaaaatgtaaaaatgaaaaatatggAGAGAAATGTTTTGCTTGGAATTGAATATGATATACGACATAATACCACTGTAAATCAGGGTTGTGTTAGGCTGTTCTTTTATGTTACCTTTTTCTGTTACCAGTTTTATCAGTAACATATCTGAATGGGGGAGTGAGATGCTCATGTGCTCATGTGCTCGTACTCATAAAGGTTCTGCAATGCACTGATACCATTTTTATGAGAAAATTACATTAACTAACACACATTTTATGTTGATTTTTAGTTACAAATGTTGCACATTTTATATGAATAATGTcatgtatatttatataatttatatTTAATTGGTAATAACTAGAACCCATCTGTTGACCAGAAAAATTAATTGCACTTTGATTGTTATTTGTGTCGTAGAATTGCTTCCTTATTAGCTACTGTCTTACTCttataaataaagattattattattattcttggTATCAATTGTATACAAATAGCTATACTCATACTCAAAACAAAACTCTGAGGGCCCTATTATGacatggtcactggcgaatagtttaaacaaatttcggggtttgtccagtccatatTGGGTGAGGTTTAGTTATGAAACGTCCGGCACACAGTGCAAGAAGGTGGGtgttatgtttcttaatcagtcatgggtgtgttttgaacgtaacatcatttaaacccatgagaatgacatctgtcattccctttaactgcgcggagcgcaacttcaaactgtgcatcggtattttgacagtcaatggcgcatttgaaggaatctgcttgcacgcgagaatatatggaacagttattccactaaaccatgctggATACCTAGCATagtatagccttcacgcatttgcactcgtctatttgaactcattggcacagtgaaactaacttcactgtaaTGTCAGACAATGACAAAACAGCTCTTCACGGTTAGTTACTTTCACTTTTGACTGAAAATGGGATACCATCGAAAAACATAAGCTGGGAAAAGCAACACTTACTCTAAtcatgttcgaatgactgaataaaacaacgttTATCCTGCaaaggagttgcttatatcttgtgacagtgcatcttcagctgtgctctcgcctaatcacttttaGCCGTCaataccaatttgcaaatgcattgtgagatgtattttgtaatatctttattctaattatgtttcccattgtagcctaatcgtgtaatttgtaatgttttgcatggatgtgcgctggtgcgcgttcatggatgatagaaggatggtgcgttgtgcacccgcccatatgactgttgacaatgtgctcttaaaataacatataaacaactcccAATGGACTTCTGatcaggtttctcttggtcagtggcgcaaTGCATTTTAGGttgtgtacaatagcgatttttagacaatgcacTAGGCCACTCCCTAGATTGTTAattaccacacccctgggcgcattgtttaaaaaatagacgtgcaaaataagaaaataaattttgcgccatgcgccagggtgcaaaataggggcctgagagagaaaagaaagtcaGATATCTCCTAGGATAAGTGTAATACTACTGTGATATGACTGGTGCATAGTGTATGTTCAGTGGTCAAGTGTCTTAAGTGtttattctctcactctctacctcaaactggtgtgtggtgagcgttctggcgcataatggctgccacgCATCACCCAGTTGGGGTGCTACACATtgttggtggttagtgaggCTACGCCTTCACTGTGAAGAGCTTTGAGTGCCTTGaagcactatataaatgcaatgtgttgttgttgttgttgttgttgttgttgtttacccTGTCTGTATTGTCACCCCAATGAAGGCCTTGCCTGTTTTACTTAGTTTCCCTACGGGGACAATAAAGTACTTATCAGCTATCACCTAATAAATATCTCCTGTATATAATTAACTTGTCAAAGACACATTACTGATGCACGGTTTTTGAGTCTCTTTACTTGACATTTCTCATTTTCAAATATTCGTCATGTTCATATTTACATTGatttagatcagtgtttctcaaactttttcataccaaggaccacttaatcaataaaaatagcctcacggaccacctagctaaaaaaaaaaaaagtagacctacttcaacagtaaattacacaataggcctactcactgattGTCTTtacaccttgcttattgtgtcagagaatttatatgatttaaactggcatgccttacataggcagtgttgcagaaatgtttggatttacatacaacttggttcaatattgcaaacaactcatctatattatattttaccacgtctgctcacagaccacttgggctagcttgcggaccaccagtggtccccggaccacactttgagaaacactgatttagATAAAGAGAAAATGTCATTCACATTGCAGGTATCAACCAATTTATGTTTCATTTACGAGCTATGAGATAGCTAAACAGTGCATCATTTTGGgctaaacaaaacataaaaacatgatAGGTAAActttaaataaatgaaaacagctgAACAGCATTTGCAATGTAAAACTGATTATGCATGGTTGTAAAAGAAAGAAGACATGGATACTGTGTATTGAAAGTGGCAGtagaactgacacacacatgactgcattACACTGTGTTAAGGAGGGAGTGACTCCGTAATCTTACAGATTATAATCCAATCTACAATGTACAAGTCCTTTACAGTAAACTGATAAATTCACAGAGGCAGTTCCAGAATGTCATGGCCGTTAGTTCTTAATGGGTAGGCTTCAGCATTCCAGCACTTGTGGCCATATGGATTTGACGAGCATTTTCAAGATACTTGCATGTTATCGCTCTGTACAGTACACACCCTTCCCACAGTCAGACTTTGATCACTGCCTTGACATTTCTCCACACTAGCTGCGCTGATCTGAGTGGGAATTACCTCTCGCTCATCAATACAGGCTAAACGTTGGAAATGGTTTCAGCTGAGGTGTCAGCATAGTGGGCTCTTGAACTCAAGTGCCAACACCCTGTTTCCCTGTTTATCTGTGATGCTGTAACTGTCAGATTGGTCAGGTTCTTCGACATAGGGCCTGTCGCTCAGAGCTTGCCCTCTTCGATCAGTTTATTGAGGCCTCCACAGATCTTTGTCAGGTGTGGCCACAGTGATCCCTCGTGATCGTAGAGGTTGGTCAGTAGATCCGGGTCAGCGTAGTGGTTGAAGACATGGCGGATGCGATCCAGGGATTTTGGTGTGAGGTGCTTCTCAACCAACTGCAATAGTATGTCCCGACATATGACCAAGTTGTCTATCATGATCGACTTGTCAAAAGTGAACTCTACCTGAAAGGGAGACATAAAAtaaattgtttttttgtcatcAGGACTGATGAAGCACTGTGTTGACAACatctggatagatagatagatagatagatagatagatagatagatagatcttcatgtttatatgtggtctgcaaagtaaaagtattttctAACTCCCATTGTACTCAGTGGTTAGTCAGAGCAAACAGCATGATTTCTTCTATGTCATATCGGCTCAGTTAGTCACAGGATTGACTTGTGGTAGTGGAAGATAATATCAGATATGAGTAGATAAGACTAAAGAAAAACAAGCAGGTACAAACAAGTAGGGCTGGACAAATGATCAAcagtaaatgtccttcagggacaTTGTAAATGAGTTGGCACATCCTATCCATCCAAATACTTCCAGTCCAACAGTTTCTCTGTGTTTCAGTGGGTATGGTGATTGTTAGTATTTACCTGCCAACCATATTGTTATTGATATGCCAATCAATTATTAATTTAGCCAATCATATCATATTGTAAGTACTTCAGAACTAGGTCAATGTGCTTGATTGGCTTTAGGTTGACATATTAAAGTGTACAGTATGACATTTGTGGGAATGAGATCATCATCAAATTTAGGGCCAATGTGAAACATTACTCAGCCCCCCGCCCATATGCCTTTTTCGCCATATGATAATTTACTATGAGTCTGGCATGGATTAATCTTCATCTGTCTAATTGTCTACAGCTGGAACACTGTCGTATTATGGTCTGTCATTCTACTTACTTCTTGAAAGCTGATGGCTGTCATCGCTCCATGATGAAACTTCTTCTTGAACTCATGGGCCAGGGAGAGCTCGTCGGCACTGAACCGCTCATGGCGGAAGAGTACCCCCACCTTGACCGCCACTTTTATCATGTTCTTCACCACCTTCTGGGCCTCGTTGCGGTTCCCCGTGTGCTCCTTGGACACCCGGTAGAGTTCGTCCAGGATCTCGCTGCTGGTGTCATCTATGAACATCTGCATCACGGACTTGTTGGCCATGTGACTGAGGATCTTTTTCTGAGCCTTCATAGCCATGTGTTTTGAGCTGAACGTCTCCATTTTTAATCTGTGACTAAAGGGAAAAGTAGAGGTTATTCAAAACCTGCGGTGGTACAAGGTAAAACTTTGTGGCCTATGTGAGAGCTTGGTCAATCATAAAAAAGGGGCATAGATATTAATTACGAACCATATCTATTGCAAATAGTCATAATTGTTAGTATCTCATAAAATACAGCCATTCCCAAAACAAATGAATAAAACTGACAGCAACAATTGGATTACATAGACAGCCAATTAGCGAAAAGATAGCTCTTCCTTTTCCAAGAATACACCATTGCTGTCCAATCCAATTAAAAGTCCATTGTAATtttaacaattatttttctgtttgtcaactacagtaggctacagtacctACCCCACATCTTCATTTGTATAGGGACATACCACACTATGCCCACAAGAGGGCGAACTTAGTCACACATTTATAATGATTTTTTAAACCATAGACAAGTACCATTTTGTAGCTTTGGTCTGGCCAAGCCATAAGACTGAAAGCATATTTGATACTGACATCTGTCAGGTGGAGAAAAAAATCAGTTTAGACACCTCCTTCTGGTATATTGCTAGATGTGGCACTCCGTTTAAACTGAAAGAGGATAAGTGgattttaaaaaaattaaagaaTATACTATATGTACTtgtcacacattcacattttgATGATGATTGAACAATTAGCCAGTCACTAGACAAGATATATACAATAATCTTGTTAATCCTCTATAACAAAGTCTGTTTCTGTTTGAGAAGAGCACACAGTTTGGCTAAGAACAGGAAGCAAGACACCTCAAACAAGAATGACAACTGTTGCTGTCAATAGCTCACATACAATTGTGTAATGAACACACAGTTACAGAAAATGCTGACTATTCTTAAATATTCATCAGCAATCACTGCCTGCTTACCAGTGAGATCCATACAATATATACGGTATGGAG
This genomic interval carries:
- the LOC121695394 gene encoding tumor necrosis factor, alpha-induced protein 8-like protein 2 A isoform X1, which translates into the protein MTEFLLVKLQYHCSESELKSSTGAIVATSGVRGYSDRRVPTEAQACCRLQRNSHRLKMETFSSKHMAMKAQKKILSHMANKSVMQMFIDDTSSEILDELYRVSKEHTGNRNEAQKVVKNMIKVAVKVGVLFRHERFSADELSLAHEFKKKFHHGAMTAISFQEVEFTFDKSIMIDNLVICRDILLQLVEKHLTPKSLDRIRHVFNHYADPDLLTNLYDHEGSLWPHLTKICGGLNKLIEEGKL
- the LOC121695394 gene encoding tumor necrosis factor, alpha-induced protein 8-like protein 2 A isoform X2, with translation MLLLSHLDFQSQIVVIFGLDALTQLHTGNVKLPQKVPQSVRDENSHRLKMETFSSKHMAMKAQKKILSHMANKSVMQMFIDDTSSEILDELYRVSKEHTGNRNEAQKVVKNMIKVAVKVGVLFRHERFSADELSLAHEFKKKFHHGAMTAISFQEVEFTFDKSIMIDNLVICRDILLQLVEKHLTPKSLDRIRHVFNHYADPDLLTNLYDHEGSLWPHLTKICGGLNKLIEEGKL